Part of the Quercus lobata isolate SW786 chromosome 6, ValleyOak3.0 Primary Assembly, whole genome shotgun sequence genome, AGGTGTGGTGGCAAAGCAATATGGTGCTTTAGCACTTTAGTGCATTAGATATAATAACACAAACAGATTAACAACTGTTTTTAATTCTGAATCTTGTTTGCAGGGGATGGTGTTTGATCTTGAGAAGGGATCAACCCTATATATTGATCTAGCAAAATCTAATTCTAGATCCAAGCGTGCAAGAACAGGTCTATTGCTCATTggaattattttctttgatttatctTTATTAGTAATCTATAGTTTAGCaggtttgaaatttaattttgtgattttgttgaTTATGCCAATCAGATGATGAAAGATTTGGCTCAGATAAAAAAGCTAGAGGGCCTGCATATTCGAGGGGCACTCCTGATTCTGGTAAGATTATtgactgaatttttttttagagataatggAAATCTCCTTACGGAGCCTTTTTTTTCACTCTTCTCCTAGTTTTCCTGGCGGGCAAAACTTAGTTACTATTTCTTAGGTATTTTACGTTAGGTTCCCCAATTGAATTCAATTACATGGTTATATTGACCAATGCAACAAAAAACagtattttcttttccattgaCAATTACATTCAACCATGTAATTCATTGGTTAATGCAACCACAAGGTTGTGTTTTATTGGGGAATCTAAGGTACAATACGTAAGGAACTGTACTTAAGTTTTATCCTTCTCTGGCATACTTCATGCCAtagtctgtgtgtgtgtgtacaatTAACGTGCTTTTTCATTAGTTGTGGTGCCTTTTTTTGGGACATCTTACTTGGAGTACATATTAATTACTTAGTCACATGAAGGACACATACTTCGAAAAGCTCACATGACACATGTTTTGCACGCTTGGGCACTAGCAGGTCTTGGCAGCATTCACATGCCTGGAATGGGTAATTCTGCTTACAACACGATTGGTTATCCATCTGCACAAAGGTCATCTGCACTACTTAAGCACATCTTTATTATGTGGGAGTGATTACTTCTAGCTCTATAATAAGCACATTTTTAATTGTAAATGGTTACTTCTAGCTGAAAGGTTGAGGGCTCAGTAAAATCACTTACTAAATGCCCTGTTCCCAGAAGTTGGAGTATATAGAATCTGTGTTCTAAGTTATCACTTCTATTTATCTATTGGACCTCATCTGATAATTTATATACTTTCATCATTCAGTCATGGAAATTTTGATGGCAGAGCCGTAAATGAGACAGCAGCTGCAAATTTGGTAAGGTTACTTCTTAACACATTTCATTTTAAAGCTATATTCTGCTGTACTGCAAGTTATATTTGGCTGTACTGCTTACATTATTTTTACTTCTGAAGACATAATAACAGCCATTGGTTACTCTCTATTGTGTACCCTGTAAACTACCaatcctcctttttttttgtaaaaatttttcaCTTCTTTCTTACCAGAGTttatcttgtttttcctttttcttgaattttttcatcTTCTGGATCTGAACACGAATTGCTTTGACAACCTGCATTATATGCAATAAAGTGACTATTTGTGATGATTTTCATAtgattataaaaagaaaatatacaaaatgtTCTTGACATGGAAAAAAGGATTTCTTACATTTATCCATGATTTCTAATCATTCATATATACTGTCAAAGATGCTTCTAGAAATTATTCCATACCCATCAAATTTACTCTTGAAGCTGCTTCAGTACTGACTACATGTTTTCCTGGAGTTGTGATTAATGATTGTTATGCAACAAATTCACTGTGCtgctttaaaaattatttatttgaaccACCACTTCTGGATAGCTGGTTTCATTTCAATTTAGGGTgcgtttggataccacttattttgttgaaaactaaaaacaataaaaaatgatttttcgGTTACTGTTCATAAATGAATTAACTGTTTATTTGCCTATTTGCACTGTTCATATCCCAAGAACAGTCAATAGGCgctggttaaaaaaaaaaaaaaccggctGAAACGCAGACGCACTGCGTTTCAGCCGAACCCAAACGCTACCTTAATGGCATATGATGTGCACTTAAACTATTCTCTAATTCTAAAATTTCTGGTGATGTCTCTTACACAACAGAATGGTACTTCAGCACCTCATGCTCCACAACATGCTAGCCCATGTCCAACACTCTTTGTGGCTAATTTGGGGCCAACATGTACAGAGCAAGAGCTAATTCAAGTATTTTCAAGGTTTGTAGgcatttctatttttgataattcaatgtCAAACCTTGGACATCTCCATTGAAAACATCAAGAAGcgctagttgagctacaaggcccTTGCCATTTATATTTTCATGtatattttctatttgtaaAGTCTTTATAACTTGGGtgttaatttctttctttttttgtttgcattAGATGTCCAGGGTTTCTAAAATTGAAGATGCAGAACACATATGGGGCTCCTGTTGCCTTTGTCGATTTTCAGGTACTTTATTACCGTCTTTTGTGGTGTTAGGTATAATTTTGATGTGAATTATTGTAGAGTTTCTTTGATGATGGCAGGCCTGGTAACTTGatattcttcctttctttttcagaTTACTTAGTCTATATGCTATTTTGCATGCTGAGTAGATATGATTGAGACAAAAAGATGTGTGAATAGCtgacattttttaattagtaGCAAATGACATCCAAGGGTAGTGCAATCGGTTGGGGACTACCCCTCATGAAGTGGAGTTCATTTGTTTTAATCTCCCTATTCACCTCCCCTTGGGGCCAAAAGTCACCTATCcaatagataaataaaaggctAAGTTGTTACAGATTCTTTGTGCAAtgcatttatattttcttaattaaatgcATGCAGTAAGAGGATAGCAAACATctgcactctctctctctctctctctctctctctctctctcacatatgTGCTTATTGGCATGTGTGTGCTAGAGGCTCTTTTAAGATAGGAAGGAAAGAGAAATTATGGATTAGaagaatgaaaagagagaagctGAGAGAGGAGAAAAGAACATGGAGATGGGAGAGAAAAGCTGAAAAGTAGATTgttatacacacacacgcataGATGGATAGATATGTATCTTGTTGTATGTCCAAATGTATTGTTTGATTAGGAATCAAACTGCAGCCCTCCCACAGGGGAGGGCTAGATGTGCCAACTAGCTGTGAGGCTCTTGGCCTTTTGGTTGCTTTGTTAGATTATGTGAGGACAGCCAGATTTATGTTCCTGTTACTGTGGTTCACTTACTAATATGGTGGAGCCATCTCAGTTGTTTGATCTATTTTGGTCACTGCTAAGTGCTAACAGCATGTTACCATTTTGAAATGTTTGGTCAACTTGTTATCATGCAATAAACTAGTGGTTAGTTAAATTATTTCATGGAACAGTTGTTGCAATGATTCTTGCTTCTTTAATAGGTTGGTACTTTGCTTTACGTAGGATCCGGAATGCATTCATTAGATCAATGACTGAGCATTTCCATTGGATATTTTCTTTACTGCTTTCACAATGTGTCTTGtgcttcaaaattttttagtttctgtttatgtttttgtacgATATGTGTAAAAGTCTAGTACTCAGCATAATTGGATGTTGCAATGCTGACTTTGCTTGTGTACCAAAATCTGAAGGATACCCCCAGTTCAACTGGAGCTATGAATCATCTGCAAGGCACAATTCTTTACTCATCACCAGCTGGCGAGGGCATGCGGCTAGAGTATCCTTTTTTATAATTGATGCATTTTATTCTGTCTAATTATTGGTTTTGTTTTCAAAGGTTTTGCTTAACAAGAGCTCCAGGTATGCGAAATCACGGATGGGAATGCGTAAGAAGTCAAAGTAAATTGCACAGGACAAGGAGACAAATTAGCCATTTAATTGTGCAATTATCTTGACTGTATTCTCATTTATAGTAACTTGGAACCAGGATAGGTTGCGTGCATTCTCAGTATAGCTGTTATCACGTTTTCATTTGCTGTTCATCACTTCATTGAATCAAATATTTCATCTTTTTGACattaattttgacattttcATAATGGATAGACATAGAAGCATGTCAAGGAGATTCCCTTTGTGTGATGCTTCCTTGTTTGTGCGTGTTGCAAACGATACAACAAAAGTAATGGAGGATAGCAATAAAAAtaaggaatgaaaagaaagccAGAACGTCTTATTTCTGCAATATATAATTCATTTGCCGGGTCAAGATTAACTGAGAAATACAGTCCAAATTCAGGCTTATAACTATATAAGTTATATTTGCAAGGGTTATAGAAATAATTCCTCTTTTTTTCCCGAtctagagtctgtttggatactgcttattgttgaaaactgaaaattgaaaatactgtaacaaaataatttttaaatgtgtgaataatgtcacgaaacttatttttaatgaaaattttgttggaaAAGAGGTTTGTAAGTCTGGTGACCAGTGTACAGGACCCAAGTTTGGACACAAATGCTAGACGCATTTGCTATCCAATTGCTTACCTAATTATGCAACGGGAGCAAGCGttttgccttcttcttcttttttcaacaTTTCAATGTGTAATGGATGGAATTTGCTCAATAGGAAGGGAAATGCTTGTACAGTAAGGTAATGTGGAGaaaattggtttttatttattcttcaaTCAGTAAGTAAAAATAATGTTACCTCTTAACATTTTTTATCCCACCATCTGTCACTTTCAGGTGTAAATGTGTAATCGATCTCATTAtgtcttttaaaaatttaaaggcTTCATCATTTTCTCACACCTTACCAAAAGCCTTGGGAAATAGGAAATTATATGTATGAAATGAGTGGGGGGCCTAAGATATGATTTATCAAAGGTCACCATTTGAGGTTGTGAAAATAGTGGCACAGGCAAAGcctaattatataaataaataatatattaattggGATGTAACGTACAACAGATCCATAAGATACTTCATTTTTAATACCTAATACATAgacctataatatatatatatatatatattaaaacttcgattatattaatcattcattttataaaactttttatgaaaatttaaaataattaaaaaaaaatagtcacatttttttattatttttttaaaatagtttatattaATATATGCCTTAGAACATACATCagtaaaacttatatatatatatatatatattatataataaaaaagatgatTGGAGCCGCATGTTACTACACTGGGCAAATTTGCTTCATTGCTAAATGACATGTGTGAATTTAAAcgaatagaaatttttttttttttttggagaagtaAACGAATAGAAAATTAC contains:
- the LOC115995419 gene encoding protein couch potato isoform X2; protein product: MDAYYPPPPHYPYYQPPPPQAPPPPPPNSHHPPPHPPPQHHYLAHAQAPFGFYVPTLLPQASHDAVRTLFIAGLPEDVKPREIYNLFREFPGYESSHLRTPTQTSQSFAFAVFTDQQSAIVAMHAMNGMVFDLEKGSTLYIDLAKSNSRSKRARTDDERFGSDKKARGPAYSRGTPDSGLGSIHMPGMGNSAYNTIGYPSAQSHGNFDGRAVNETAAANLNGTSAPHAPQHASPCPTLFVANLGPTCTEQELIQVFSRCPGFLKLKMQNTYGAPVAFVDFQDTPSSTGAMNHLQGTILYSSPAGEGMRLEYAKSRMGMRKKSK
- the LOC115995419 gene encoding protein couch potato isoform X1 — translated: MDAYYPPPPHYPYYQPPPPQAPPPPPPNSHHPPPHPPPQHHYLAHAQAPFGFYVPTLLPQASHDAVRTLFIAGLPEDVKPREIYNLFREFPGYESSHLRTPTQTSQSFAFAVFTDQQSAIVAMHAMNGMVFDLEKGSTLYIDLAKSNSRSKRARTDDERFGSDKKARGPAYSRGTPDSAGLGSIHMPGMGNSAYNTIGYPSAQSHGNFDGRAVNETAAANLNGTSAPHAPQHASPCPTLFVANLGPTCTEQELIQVFSRCPGFLKLKMQNTYGAPVAFVDFQDTPSSTGAMNHLQGTILYSSPAGEGMRLEYAKSRMGMRKKSK